Within the Armatimonadia bacterium genome, the region CAGGCGCGTATCGGCGGCGTGCAGTTCGGCACGGATGCCAGCAAGCTCGATCAGGTCGGCGTCCCGACCGTCGTCTGCGGCCCCGGCGACATCCGCCAGGCTCACACCGCCGATGAATGGGTCCGCCTTGACCAGGTAGAGGCTGCCGCGAAGGTCTACGAGCGCCTGCTGTCCAGCTAGTCCTGCTTCATCTTCCCCATTCTGCCGCAGGAGCGTGGCGAACCGCCATGAAAGCAGCCGTCCTGACAGGTCCGCACCAGTTGGCCGTCGAGGAAGTTCCCGTCCCGAGTCCTGGACCGGCCGAGGTACTGATCCGCGTCGAGGCCTGCGGAATCTGCGGCACGGACCTTCGCATCCAGACGGCCGACTTCCCCGCAAACTACCCGGTGATCCCCGGCCACGAGTTCTGCGGGACGATCGAGGAAATCGGACCGGACGCCGGGGAACTGCAGGTCGGTCGGCGCGTGGCCGTCAACCCCAATACGCCTTGCCGACGTTGTCGCTGGTGCTACCGGGGCGAGCCGCATCTGTGCCAGAGCATGACGGCCTGCGGCGTCACCTACAATGGCGGCTTCGCCCAGTACTGCAAGGTCGCGGCGGAACTGGCCCTGCCCATACCCGAAGGCAGCGGTCTCCCCTCCGACCACTGGGCCATGATGGAGCCCATCTCCTGCTGTCTGCATGGCATCGACGTAGCGCGGATCACAGCGGGCGACACGGTCGCCATCCTTGGCGGCGGAAGCATCGGTCTGCTCCTGATGCAGATCGCTCGGCACGCCGGAGCGGCTCGGCTGATCCTCAGTGAGCCGAACGATCGCAAGCGAGAGTTGGCGAAGTCCCTGGGTGCCGAC harbors:
- a CDS encoding zinc-dependent alcohol dehydrogenase family protein — protein: MKAAVLTGPHQLAVEEVPVPSPGPAEVLIRVEACGICGTDLRIQTADFPANYPVIPGHEFCGTIEEIGPDAGELQVGRRVAVNPNTPCRRCRWCYRGEPHLCQSMTACGVTYNGGFAQYCKVAAELALPIPEGSGLPSDHWAMMEPISCCLHGIDVARITAGDTVAILGGGSIGLLLMQIARHAGAARLILSEPNDRKRELAKSLGADEVVNPLELGDGLVEALRDMTAGGADVVIEAAGLPVTAGQALKSARRGGTVLFFGVCPPNFELPLNPYEVYHSELTIRGTYTNPFTDSRALQLLASGRVQVGPIITHRFPLEQVAEGLDAVRRGDTVKALVIPS